The stretch of DNA CGACTGGGTTTCGCCGTTGTTCGCCGCCAGCCGGGCCCGCCGCAGGTGCCGTTCCTGCATCGTCGTCGGCAGTGCCGGATCCACCGGCGCCTCGGCGGCCGCACGTGCGCTCGCGTCCGTGACTTTCCACTCGACGACCCTCCCAGGCTCTGGCTTCCAGTGGGTGATCAAGTTCAAGTCCATCGAGCGGCTCCTGGTGTCGAATCGAGGTTGCGAGATCGGTCGGGTGTGGCACGGCCTTCTCGCACAGGATGCGGCACCGAGTGCCTTACTGCGAGAGGTAGAGAAGTAAAAGACTGATTACAGGCCGGTCCCAGTTTAGTCAAGTGTCGGGCAAAGGGGTTCTACGCTGCAAGTTCTTGGCGTAAACTGCAGCAACTTCGCAACAACCTCACAGCTACCTGTGAGATTCGAGCCGCTAGCCTGTCCGGATGCCTGTGACTCAGCGTGACGCACTCTATCGGGGCGAGCTCGGCCGGTGGGTGCCTTGGCTGGGTTTGGCCACCAGTCTCGCCGCCGTGTTCATGCAACTCCTGGACGCGACCATCGTCAACGTCGCGCTGCCGAGCATCGCCGTCGACCTCGGCGCGTCGGTGTCGGCGCAGTTGCTGATGGTGAGTGTCTACACACTGTCCTTCGCCTGTTCGCTGATCACTGCGGCGCGACTGGGTGATCTCCTCGGCCGGCGACGCGTCTTCCTCACGGCACTGGCCGTCTTCGTGCTCGCCTCATTCACTCTGCGGACTCGCGCAGACGCCGACCGCTCTCGTCGTGTCGCGGGCGCTGCAGGGCCTCGCGGCGGGGTCGATGTCGGCGCAGACGTTCGCCATCATCTCGGGGCTCTTCCCGAAACGCGCCCACCCGCGGGTCTTCGGGATCTACGGCGCGACCATCGGGCTCGCCACGATCTGCGGCCCACTCGTCGGCGGACTTCTCATTCAGTGGGACCTCTTCGGCTGGGGCTGGCGGCTCATCTTCTTCGTCAATCTCCCGCTCGGTCTCGCAGCCCTGGTCCTGGGCTACTTCTACCTCGTCGACGCGAAGCCGGACGGTGTCCGCCAACTCGACGTGGGCGGCGCCGCGCTGTCGGCGGTCGGGCTGTTCCTGCTGATCTTCCCGCTCGCGGAGGGACGTGAACGCGGCTGGCCGACGTCGATCGTGGTGATGCTGCTGTGCTCGGTGCCGGTGCTTTTCGCCTTCGTCGTCCACGAGTGGCGGCTCGGGCGCCGCGGCGGCGACCCGGTCCTGCGCCTGGAGTTGTTCACCGACCGCGCGTTCTCGCTGGGCGCCGCCATCGCGTTCGTGTTCTTCGGCACGCTCACGTCGCTGATCTTCACCATCTCCCTCACCCTGCAGTTCGGGTTCGGGTTCTCACCACTGCGTGCCGGCATGATGACGCTTCCGTGGGCGCTCGGCACCGGTCTCGCCGCGCTGGCCTCCGCGGCCGTCTACCGGCGCATCGGCAACCTCGTCCTGCCGTCGGGGATGGTGCTGTTCGCTGGCTCCCTCGTCGTGCTGGCAGCGCAACTGCAGCACGAGGGCACCGATCCGCGGTGGTCGGCGCTGGCCGGGCCCCTGTTCATCGGGGGAGCCGGGCTCGGATTGTTCGTGGCACCGGTCCAGACGGCGATCCTCGCGACCGTGCGACCGCAAAACGCGGGTTCGGTGTCCGGGCTGCTCCCGACGGTTCAGCAGGTGGGCAGTTCGATCGGGCTCGCGGTGATCGGGGTGGTGTTCTTCAATCTCGTCGCGACGCAGTCGGCGGACGCGGTGCAGGCCGAGCGTCCGGCGCTCACCGCCCGGCTCGCCGAGGTCGGGGTGCCGCCGGCGCTGATCCCGCGCGCGGAGGAGACGTTCGTGCGGTGCGCGTCGGAGCAGCTCGGGTCCACGTCCCCGATGAAGGTGCCCGACGAGTGCCGCTCTCCGGCGTCGGGGGGAGCCCCGCTCGGCGCTGCCCAGCAGCAGATCGCCGACTCCGCGGTGGTCGCGGCGCGGGAGTCGACCCGCAGTGCGGCAGGCGAGGCGTTTCTGCAGGCGGAACGCCGCATCCTCTGGATCATCGCGGCGGTCGCCGCTGCCATCGGGGTGGCGTCGCTGACCCTGCCGCGCCGGAACCAGCCGGTTGACGACGGGTCAGTCGCCGCGGCCTGACGTCGCCCACAGCTCGGCGACGCCGACCCCGACGTCCGCGAGCAACCTCCGCACGAGTGGCAGACCGATCCCGATCACGCTGGACGGGTCGCCCTCGATGCGGTCCACGAACCACCCGCCGAGGCTGTCGAGGGTGAACGCGCCCGCGACCTGGAGCGGTTCTCCGGTCGCCAGGTAGGCCTCCAGGTCGGCGTCCGGTGGGCTCGCGAAATGGACCACGGTGGCGCTGTGGTCGTGTGCGTCACCCACCACCGCGCCCTCGGTGATCCGCAGGACGCTGTGCCCGGTGAGCAAGGTCGCGCTACGGCCTGCCATCGACGACCAGCGCTCGCGCGCGACGTCGACGGTCCCGGGCTTGCCCTGCAGGGCGCCGTCGATCAGCAGCATGGAGTCGCATCCGACGATCACGGCATCCGAGATCCCGTCTCGTGCGAGAACGGGGAGGACGTCCTTGGCCTTGGCGCGGGCCAATTCGGTGACGACGTGCTCGGGGGCGGCGTCGGCACCGAGTGCCGCGATGAGGGCATCCTCGTCGACTCCGGAGACTCGCACCACCGGTTCCACCCCGGCGCTGCGCAGCACGGCCAGCCGCGCCGGGGAAGCCGAGGCGAGGACGAAGGACGTCACGAGACCCGGATCAACGCCGGTACGCCGATACGTTCGGGAACGCGTACGGCGAGAACGGGGCGATGCTCCGGTGCATCCGGG from Rhodococcus opacus B4 encodes:
- a CDS encoding Maf family protein — its product is MTSFVLASASPARLAVLRSAGVEPVVRVSGVDEDALIAALGADAAPEHVVTELARAKAKDVLPVLARDGISDAVIVGCDSMLLIDGALQGKPGTVDVARERWSSMAGRSATLLTGHSVLRITEGAVVGDAHDHSATVVHFASPPDADLEAYLATGEPLQVAGAFTLDSLGGWFVDRIEGDPSSVIGIGLPLVRRLLADVGVGVAELWATSGRGD